Proteins encoded in a region of the Raphanus sativus cultivar WK10039 chromosome 8, ASM80110v3, whole genome shotgun sequence genome:
- the LOC108835521 gene encoding kinesin-like protein KIN-14T, giving the protein MERTTSSPVQNLPETIHSLLGLKSHMTSYWVKSVCNISKNVSSFSEISSTSKEEDNSAFIEEQSIRDQLSALTVQVNDQNKRRRQILNEFLDLKGNIRVFCRVKPLDSKKSRAPVSSDARNIIIKLTESKRKTYNFDRVFQPDSSQDDVFLEIEPVIKSVIDGYNACIFAYGQTGTGKTFTMEGLPESPGIVPRAIKGLFKQVEQSNHKFVIKFSMLEIYMGNLRDLLVSQGTKPIGPIPPSLLIHTDPKGDIDIENLVTLKVNDFDEVFKLYKIGCRSRATAFTNSNSASSRSHCMIRVSITCAGAAERRRGRNKIWLVDLGGSERVLKTKATGRRFDEGKAINLSLSALGDVINSLQRKNAHIPYRNSKLTQVLKDSLGQDSKTLMLVHISRKEDDLCETICSLNFATRAKNIHLGQDESKEEQEKKEIVMMNLQKMMETIEKDRETTIKDIRHLNETLEKLSGKPHVTEEAEEVDEIIREEIQVTPKLKRNKSRRASDVYSSFMRPTASSNRRLSSGADFSAISNGPGLKSRRNSMTHVRSESVCLPMMKNGYDSLCDSSERSVSKSNCAMRKNREDDAATVYSQDISECDIKLVVSEHKKQVQQTGPGSEIGVFEKTVSQKEGETEFSRINSWLHSQSENGSYLLDKKQRLNRNISLERSSNGNETLEDIEESKTEETVIKHPLLLNDLFELECLCSAETEDQVLCKYPNPNEEDNTSLHLPSFRYDGLCEHIDDAWFGVDGSAARKQDSPVSGLLLELNKTLPYCQRELAFEEDVAPPFLRPQGILVERGRCAHALMQKLEGLCFRTLVGLGLIDVSYGSDFFNGLMQ; this is encoded by the exons CATTGCTCGGTTTAAAATCTCATATGACTTCATATTGGGTTAAATCTGTTTGCAACATCTCCAAGAACGTCTCTTCTTTTTCTGAGATATCTTCAACgtcaaaggaagaagacaaCTCTGCTTTCATCGAAGAACAGAGCATTAGAG ATCAACTCTCTGCACTAACAGTTCAAGTAAATGATCAGAACAAACGAAGAAGACAGATTCTTAACGAGTTTTTGGACCTTAAAG GTAACATTCGTGTGTTTTGTCGAGTCAAACCCTTAGACTCCAAAAAGTCAAGAGCCCCTGTTTCTTCGGACGCAAGAAACATTATCATAAAGTTAACAGAAAGCAAGAGGAAAACCTACAACTTCGACAGAGTTTTCCAACCTGATTCATCGCAAG ATGATGTTTTCTTAGAGATTGAACCGGTAATCAAATCGGTTATCGATGGCTACAACGCTTGCATTTTTGCCTATGGACAAACTGGTACTGGAAAAACATTTACAATG GAGGGTCTTCCAGAATCACCAGGTATCGTTCCTCGAGCAATCAAGGGATTGTTCAAACAAGTGGAGCAAAGCAATCACAAGTTTGTAATCAAGTTTAGCATGCTTGAGATTTACATGGGGAATCTCAGAGACTTGCTTGTTTCTCAAGGAACTAAACCCATTGGTCCAATACCTCCAAG TCTGCTGATACACACAGACCCAAAGGGAGATATAGACATCGAGAACTTGGTGACTCTTAAAGTGAATGACTTTGATGAAGTCTTCAAGTTATACAAAATAGGTTGCAGAAGCAGAGCAACTGCCTTCACTAACTCTAACTCTGCATCCAGCAGATCACACTG TATGATCCGTGTATCGATTACTTGTGCTGGAGCTGCTGAGAGACGGCGTGGAAGAAACAAGATTTGGCTAGTGGATCTTGGAGGAAGTGAGCGCGTGTTGAAAACTAAAGCCACTGGTCGTCGCTTTGATGAAGGCAAAGCCATTAATCTCTCTTTATCTGCTCTTGGAGATGTCATCAACTCTCTTCAACGCAAGAATGCTCACATTCCTTACAG GAACAGCAAACTCACACAAGTTCTGAAAGACTCTCTTG GGCAAGACTCTAAGACATTGATGCTTGTCCATATCAGCCGGAAAGAAGATGATCTGTGTGAAACCATATGCTCTCTGAACTTCGCAACGAGGGCAAAAAACATCCATTTAGGTCAAGACGAATCAAAg GAGGAACAAGAGAAAAAGGAGATTGTGATGATGAATCTGCAGAAGATGATGGAAACGATCGAGAAAGATCGTGAGACAACGATAAAAGACATCAGACATCTAAACGAGACATTAGAGAAACTCTCTGGTAAGCCTCATGTTActgaagaagcagaagaagtgGATGAGATCATCAGAGAAGAGATTCAGGTTACTCCAAAGTTAAAGAGAAACAAATCAAGACGTGCTTCAGATGTTTATTCTAGCTTCATGAGACCAACAGCTAGCAGCAACCGAAGGTTATCATCAGGGGCAGATTTTAGCGCAATCTCCAATGGTCCAGGTTTGAAGTCTAGAAGGAACTCGATGACACATGTCAGATCTGAATCTGTGTGTCTTCCAATGATGAAGAACGGATATGATTCTTTGTGTGACTCATCAGAGAGGAGCGTTTCGAAGTCAAATTGCGCTATGCGCAAGAATAGAGAAGACGATGCAGCAACGGTTTATAGTCAGGACATATCTGAATGTGACATTAAGTTGGTCGTGTCTGAGCACAAAAAACAAGTACAACAGACGGGGCCTGGATCTGAGATTGGTGTCTTTGAGAAAACCGTTAGCCAGAAAGAGGGAGAAACAGAGTTTTCAAGGATTAACAGTTGGCTACATTCACAATCCGAAAACGGAAGTTACTTGCTTGACAAGAAACAGAGACTAAACAGAAACATATCGTTGGAAAGGTCATCTAATGGCAATGAAACATTGGAGGACATAGAAGAGTCCAAAACAGAGGAGACAGTGATTAAACATCCACTGTTGCTTAATGATCTGTTTGAGCTGGAGTGTCTCTGTTCAGCCGAAACAGAGGACCAGGTTCTGTGCAAATACCCAAACCCTAACGAAGAAGACAATACGTCTCTTCATCTTCCAAGTTTCCGATACGATGGACTTTGTGAACACATAGACGATGCATGGTTTGGAGTGGATGGAAGCGCGGCTCGGAAGCAAGATTCACCTGTCTCGGGCTTGCTACTAGAACTCAACAAGACCTTACCATATTGTCAGAGAGAATTAGCGTTCGAGGAGGATGTAGCTCCACCATTTCTTAGGCCACAAGGAATCTTGGTCGAGAGAG GAAGATGCGCTCATGCGCTTATGCAGAAACTTGAGGGATTATGCTTCCGTACACTTGTGGGATTAGGGCTTATTGATGTGAGCTATGGTAGTGACTTCTTCAACGGGTTAATGCAGTAA